Part of the Pyricularia oryzae 70-15 chromosome 3, whole genome shotgun sequence genome, GACAATCACCTGTGCAGTACACAGATTTAGTGGTCGCCCTCGGCAGCAGTGAAAGCCTTGTAGGCCTCGGCATCCATAAGCTCATCCAGCTCCTTGACGCCCTGCTCGCCAACCTCGACCTTGGCAATCCAGCCACCGCCGTGGGAATCATCCTCGGGGACCTTGTTGATGGTGCCGGGCGCCTCCTCGAGAACGTTGTTGACCTGTGTGACTTTGCACGAGATGGGGGAGTTGATGTCGGCAGCCGACTTGACAGACTCGACGGCGCCAATGGCATCGCCCTTGGAAATATCCTTGCCTATGTCGGGCAGCTCGACGTATACGACGTCGCCCAGGGCTTCGGCCGCATACTCAGAGATACCGATGACGCCAGTCTTCTTGTCGGCGCTGAGGTCAATCCATTCGTGGTCTTTGGTGTACTTGCGGATCGGGTCTGCGTGGCACCGTATAAGTATCCAGTCAGTCACCCGGAATTTAGAGAGGATTGGGGCGGGCAATGCAATGTCGTGGCCCGGGAGAGCACTCACTTATGGCAGTGACCGAAAACGGCCGAACCACATTCATTTTGCCGACGGCCGGCGCCGGTCGCGGGGTCTTGGCGAGGATTGAAACTCCTGCAGGCCTGGCAGCCCTCAGGCAGCGTGCAATTGAAGCCATGATGATATGTGGATTAATtttgatgcaacaaattttttgttttgtttgtgaAGTCCAATGCACGCACACTTTCCTGACTTTGAAAACGGCGCCGAGATAGCTTTTGCTTTCCACGGCCGGTTATGAGGGTTAGTTCCGCGACGGGAAACCCTGGTACCGTTGAGTAAGTAGGTGGTCCGACCGA contains:
- a CDS encoding glycine cleavage system H protein, with amino-acid sequence MASIARCLRAARPAGVSILAKTPRPAPAVGKMNVVRPFSVTAINPIRKYTKDHEWIDLSADKKTGVIGISEYAAEALGDVVYVELPDIGKDISKGDAIGAVESVKSAADINSPISCKVTQVNNVLEEAPGTINKVPEDDSHGGGWIAKVEVGEQGVKELDELMDAEAYKAFTAAEGDH